A segment of the Acidobacteriota bacterium genome:
ATCGTCGAGCGCGCGGTGGTGCGGGCCCGCGAGATCGAGGTCGCGGTTCTGGGCGGCGATCCGCCGGAGATCTCGGTGCCCGGCGAGGTCGTCCCGCACGGTGCGTTCTACGACTACCGCGCGAAGTACGAGGATCCCGAGTCGAAGCTCTTGATTCCCGCGCCGCTCGAGCCGGACCTCACCGACCGGATCCGGGACGCCGCCCGCCGCGCGTTCACGGCGCTGGAGCTGGACGATCTCGCCCGGGTGGACTTCCTCCTCTCCCGGGACGGCAGCACCCTCGTGCTGAACGAGGTGAACACCCTCCCCGGCTTCACGCCGATCTCGATGTACCCGAAGCTGTGGGAGGCGAGCGGAATTCCCTACGGAGCGCTGCTCGACCGGCTGATCGAGCGGGCGCTCGCGCGCGGCCCGCGCTGAGGCACCTGCCGCGCGGCCGTCAGCGCAGGCCGAGCGCTCGCATCCGGCGGTAGAGCTTCTGCCGGGTCCAGCCGAGCCGCCGGGCCGCTCCCGCCTTGACCCCGGCCGATCGCTCGAGCGCCTGTTCGATCATCGCCCGCTCGAGGTTGACCGCCGGCGGTTCCGGCGGCTCCTCCGCCAGCACGAGCGCTTCCTCGTCGATGCGCGGTCCCCGGGCGAAGACGGCGGCCCTCCGCAGGATGTTGTCCAGCTCGCGCACGTTGCCGCGCAGGGGAAGGCGCGAGAGCGCGGAGAGGGCGGCGGGGGAGAGGTGCCGCCCGGGGCCGAGGCCGTCGGCCGCGGCACGCGCGAGCAGCGCCGCCGCCAGGTAGGGGAGGTCTTCGCGCCGCGCCGCCAGCGGCGGCAGGCGGACCACCAGGCCGGCGAGGCGGTAGTAGAGGTCCGCCCGGAACGCTCCCTCGGCGGCGAGCCGGGGCAGGTCGCGGTGCGTGGCGGCGACGAACCGGACGTCGACGCGGACGGTACGGTCGCCTCCCAGCGGCCGCAGCTCCCTTTCCTGGATCAGCCGCAGCAGCTTCGCCTGGAGGGCCGGCGGAAGCTCGCCGACCTCGTCCAGCAGGAGCGTGCCGCCGGACGCCTGCAGGACGCGTCCCGGGCGGTCCCGCACGGCGCCGGTGTACGCGCCGCGCCGGCTGCCGAACAGTTCGGCCTCGAGGAGCGTTTCCGGCAGGGCGGCGCAGC
Coding sequences within it:
- a CDS encoding sigma-54-dependent Fis family transcriptional regulator is translated as MMAGSNATSTPDALAPALGRIAGRLRLPPGTRWGVSVDGASFVGPRGPIEVPEAVGRRAAAALACGTVERAGVGGRCWFAGGTDRPFPARVVLEPAGPLGGETARAAVDALAAALSEEVLPSLAGADPWIPVVAASPGLRRQLTGLARAARSPLPVLILGETGTGKEVVARALHEASGRHGPFVAESCAALPETLLEAELFGSRRGAYTGAVRDRPGRVLQASGGTLLLDEVGELPPALQAKLLRLIQERELRPLGGDRTVRVDVRFVAATHRDLPRLAAEGAFRADLYYRLAGLVVRLPPLAARREDLPYLAAALLARAAADGLGPGRHLSPAALSALSRLPLRGNVRELDNILRRAAVFARGPRIDEEALVLAEEPPEPPAVNLERAMIEQALERSAGVKAGAARRLGWTRQKLYRRMRALGLR